A DNA window from Vigna unguiculata cultivar IT97K-499-35 chromosome 10, ASM411807v1, whole genome shotgun sequence contains the following coding sequences:
- the LOC114166947 gene encoding probable polygalacturonase At3g15720 yields the protein MVLREMGNRMMHRIFVVNWWQAFLKAWESSCGAKGMATLVIPANYQFLLSPLMLKGPCLASTIQIQLQGKLVAAEKNAWPSYKYAWILISNVNGLTVDGTGGSLDGFGSSWWSCTNCQRPSAITFNSCNGLTVNYLNIINSPKAHININNCVGATFSGITIQSPADTHNTDGIDVYASKNIWIKDSTIACGDDCIAISGGSSYVNVTGCACGPGHGISVGSLGNGKSNTVEQVQVRNCNFTNTQNGARIKTYAGGSGYARGITFQEINLIQTRNPIIINQFYTNTTQSLKNGGVEVSGITFRGFRGTSMTNAAITLNCGPQGCFNIVLDRNNIVSSQQGKPASCSCKNAHGTITSSLPNCSCLLP from the exons atggtgctAAGGGAGATGGGAAATCGGATGATGCACAg GATATTTGTTGTGAATTGGTGGCAGGCATTTTTAAAAGCTTGGGAAAGCAGTTGTGGAGCAAAAGGTATGGCAACTCTAGTCATACCTGCAAATTATCAATTCCTTCTCTCACCCTTAATGCTAAAGGGTCCTTGCCTTGCCTCAACTATTCAAATTCAG CTTCAGGGGAAACTAGTTGCAGCAGAGAAGAACGCATGGCCATCATATAAGTATGCTTGGATTTTGATCTCAAATGTAAATGGTCTCACAGTTGATGGAACTGGAGGATCACTCGATGGCTTCGGTTCTTCATGGTGGTCATGCACAAACTGTCAACGACCATCG GCCATTACTTTCAACTCGTGCAATGGTCTTACTGTTAACTACTTAAACATCATTAACAGTCCAAAAGCTCACATAAACATAAACAATTGTGTGGGAGCCACATTTTCTGGAATCACTATTCAGTCTCCTGCTGACACTCACAACACTGATGGAATTGATGTTTATGCTTCAAAAAACATCTGGATCAAAGATTCTACTATAGCATGTG GTGATGATTGCATTGCGATCAGTGGTGGCTCCTCTTATGTCAATGTTACTGGGTGTGCTTGTGGACCAGGCCATGGAATAAG CGTTGGGAGCCTGGGAAATGGCAAAAGTAACACAGTGGAACAAGTTCAAGTACGAAATTGTAACTTCACAAACACGCAGAATGGAGCAAGAATTAAGACATATGCG GGTGGATCAGGTTATGCAAGAGGAATCACATTTCAGGAAATTAATTTGAtacaaactcgaaacccaataATTATTAACCAATTCTACACTAACACAACTCAATCTTTAAAG AATGGAGGAGTTGAAGTGAGTGGAATCACATTTCGTGGATTTCGTGGAACAAGTATGACTAATGCAGCTATTACATTGAATTGTGGTCCACAAGGTTGTTTCAACATTGTATTGGATCGAAATAACATCGTCTCTTCTCAACAAGGAAAACCAGCTTCTTGTTCCTGCAAAAATGCCCATGGAACAATTACATCTTCTCTTCCAAATTGTTCTTGCTTATTGCCATGA
- the LOC114167394 gene encoding beta-glucosidase 12-like, with protein sequence MARKGFILLVFFALTTLSSIGFAQHHSSVAEVLSLNRSSFPTGFVFGTASSAYQYEGAANEGGRGPSIWDAYTHKYPDKIRGVSNGDVAVDQYHRYKEDIQIMKNMNLDAYRFSISWSRILPNGKLSGGVNPEGIRYYNNLIDNLLANGIEPYVTLFHWDLPQALEEEYGGFLSRRVVDDFRDYAEICFRYFGNRVKYWITLNEPWSYSNSGYAVGSFPPGRCSKWLDSSCFGGDSGTEPYIAAHNQLLAHASAVHLYKKKFQNTQKGVIGITLNSNWYEPYSNSQADKDAAIRAVEFMFGWYMEPLTTGKYPKSMRCLVGKRLPKFSKHEAKLVAGSIDFVGLNYYTTYYAANASKANKPSYTTDANAKEITIRNGVSIGPQFGPSWLYVYPKGFRELLLYTNKVYNNPLIYITENGMGDIYTDPTLSVEEMLQDTYRIDYFYRHLYYLLSAIRDGVKIKGYFAWSLLDNFEWKDGYVVRFGLNFVDYKSGLKRHAKQSAKWFKAFLQKD encoded by the exons ATGGCACGCAAAGGGTTCATTCTGTTGGTGTTCTTCGCTCTAACCACACTCTCGTCGATTGGTTTTGCGCAACACCACTCATCTGTTGCTGAAGTTCTTTCTCTGAATCGAAGCAGTTTTCCGACCGGCTTCGTTTTCGGGACAGCATCCTCGGCTTATCAG TACGAAGGTGCAGCAAACGAAGGTGGGAGAGGACCAAGTATATGGGATGCATACACTCACAAATATCCag ACAAGATAAGGGGCGTAAGTAATGGAGATGTAGCTGTTGACCAGTATCATCGCTACaag GAAGATATTCAGATAATGAAGAATATGAATTTGGATGCATACAGATTTTCCATCTCTTGGTCTAGAATCCTACCAA ACGGAAAGCTGAGTGGAGGTGTAAATCCGGAAGGAATCAGATATTACAACAACCTTATCGATAATTTGCTAGCCAACG GTATAGAACCATACGTGACACTTTTTCATTGGGATCTTCCACAAGCTTTGGAAGAAGAATACGGAGGTTTCTTAAGTCGTCGCGTTGT AGATGATTTTCGAGACTATGCAGAAATTTGTTTCAGATACTTCGGAAACAGGGTTAAATATTGGATTACTCTGAATGAGCCATGGTCTTACAGTAACAGTGGGTATGCAGTTGGGAGTTTTCCACCAGGTCGATGTTCTAAATGGTTAGATTCAAGTTGTTTCGGTGGTGACTCAGGAACAGAACCTTATATAGCTGCACATAATCAACTACTTGCTCATGCATCCGCTGTACATCTCTACAAGAAAAAGTTTCAG AACACTCAGAAAGGAGTCATCGGCATAACACTTAATTCTAATTGGTATGAACCATATTCAAATAGCCAAGCTGATAAAGACGCCGCAATTCGAGCAGTTGAATTCATGTTTGGGTG GTACATGGAACCGTTGACAACAGGAAAATATCCAAAAAGCATGCGTTGTCTGGTTGGAAAACGGTTGCCAAAGTTTTCGAAACATGAAGCAAAACTTGTTGCTGGTTCAATCGATTTTGTTGGACTAAACTATTACACAACTTATTATGCTGCCAATGCATCCAAAGCCAACAAACCTAGTTATACTACAGATGCTAATGCCAAAGAAATAA CAATTCGCAACGGAGTTTCTATTGGTCCACAG TTTGGTCCAAGTTGGTTATATGTCTACCCCAAAGGATTTAGAGAACTGTTGCTTTATACCAATAAAGTATACAACAATCCTTTGATCTACATCACAGAAAATg GAATGGGTGATATTTACACTGATCCAACATTATCTGTTGAGGAAATGCTTCAAGATACTTAcagaattgattatttttaccGCCATCTTTATTATCTACTCTCAGCAATCAG GGATGGCGTAAAAATAAAAGGATACTTTGCATGGTCATTGTTGGACAACTTTGAATGGAAAGATGGCTACGTAGTGCGATTTGGATTAAACTTTGTGGATTACAAAAGTGGTTTAAAGCGACATGCCAAACAATCTGCAAAATGGTTCAAAGCTTTTCTTCAGAAAGATTAG
- the LOC114167588 gene encoding probable polygalacturonase At3g15720, protein MQSLITCSLILALILPCFGSNDASYNVMDFGAVGDGKTDDSQAFLKAWQGTCGAQGTPTLQIPSNYEFLLSALVLKGPCNATTILIKLEGKIVAPTKDSWAGNNKRSLISIINVKQLTLDGSGGFIDGCGSSWWPCKTCSRPSMLTFQYCNDLSVHDFTITNSPKSHIHVHYCEGVTFSRINVTAPGDSPNTDGIDVTYSKNVLIQDSTIQSGDDCIAISGGSSVVNVTGIACGPGHGISIGSLGKRNATVEGIYIRNCTLTKTKYGARIKTFPVGNGCAKQITFEEITLDQTRYPIFIDKHYGSYSLTNGEVEVSGVTFRGFQGTSFDGRAITLDCGQLGCYDIVLDQIDIVSSLPAKPACCSCKNAHGTVTSTVPNCSCLMP, encoded by the exons ATGCAAAGCCTAATCACTTGCTCTTTGATTCTTGCTTTAATTTTACCATGTTTTGGAAGCAATGACGCATCTTATAATGTGATGGATTTTGGTGCTGTGGGAGATGGCAAAACAGATGATTCACAA GCCTTTCTGAAAGCATGGCAAGGTACTTGTGGAGCACAAGGGACGCCAACCCTACAAATTCCATCGAACTATGAATTCTTGTTGTCTGCCCTAGTACTCAAGGGTCCTTGCAACGCCACAACTATTCTAATTAAG CTTGAAGGGAAAATAGTTGCACCTACGAAGGATTCATGGGCAGGGAATAATAAGAGGAGTTTGATCTCCATCATAAACGTAAAGCAACTCACACTGGATGGAAGTGGAGGATTCATCGATGGCTGTGGTTCTTCTTGGTGGCCATGCAAAACTTGTTCACGACCATCA ATGCTTACTTTCCAATATTGCAATGATCTCAGTGTTCATGACTTCACCATCACCAACAGTCCAAAATCTCACATACACGTACATTATTGTGAGGGTGTTACGTTCTCTCGTATCAATGTCACTGCTCCTGGTGACAGTCCTAACACTGATGGAATTGACGTTACTTATTCAAAAAACGTATTGATTCAGGATTCCACCATACAATCAG GTGATGATTGTATTGCTATCAGTGGTGGCTCCTCCGTAGTCAATGTTACTGGCATTGCTTGTGGACCAGGCCATGGAATAAG CATTGGTAGCCTGGGAAAAAGGAATGCAACGGTGGAAGGAATATATATACGAAATTGCACCTTGACAAAAACTAAATATGGAGCAAGAATCAAAACATTTCCG GTTGGAAATGGTTGTGCAAAGCAAATCACTTTTGAAGAAATAACGTTAGATCAAACCCGCTACCCAATATTTATTGATAAACACTATGGCAGTTATTCTTTAACG AATGGAGAAGTAGAAGTGAGTGGGGTGACATTCAGAGGTTTTCAAGGAACATCCTTTGATGGCAGAGCTATAACCTTAGACTGTGGACAATTAGGTTGCTACGACATCGTATTGGATCAAATCGACATTGTTTCTTCTTTGCCAGCCAAGCCAGCATGTTGTTCTTGCAAAAATGCCCATGGAACAGTTACATCTACTGTTCCAAATTGTTCGTGCTTAATGCCATGA